From Ochotona princeps isolate mOchPri1 chromosome X, mOchPri1.hap1, whole genome shotgun sequence, one genomic window encodes:
- the LOC101524373 gene encoding medium-wave-sensitive opsin 1, with protein MSQPWDPQRLTGRQPQHSYEDSTQASIFTYTNSNVTRGPFEGPNYHIAPRWVYHLTTAWMILVVVASVFTNGLVLVATMRFKKLRHPLNWILVNLAVADLAETLIASTISVANQFFGYFVLGHPLCVVEGYTVSLCGITGLWSLAIISWERWLVVCKPFGNVRFDAKLASAGIAFSWIWSAVWTAPPIFGWSRYWPYGLKTSCGPDVFSGTSYPGVQSYMMVLMITCCIIPLSVIVLCYLQVWLAIRTVAKQQKESESTQKAEKEVTRMVVVMVFAYCLCWGPYTFFACFATAHPGYAFHPLVAAIPSYFAKSATIYNPIIYVFMNRQFRNCILQLFGKKVEDSSELSSASKTEASSVSSVAPA; from the exons GCCCGTTTGAAGGCCCGAATTATCACATCGCCCCCAGGTGGGTGTACCACCTCACCACCGCCTGGATGATATTAGTGGTGGTTGCGTCTGTCTTCACCAATGGGCTGGTGCTGGTGGCCACCATGAGGTTCAAGAAGCTACGGCATCCTCTGAACTGGATTCTGGTGAACTTGGCGGTGGCTGACCTAGCAGAGACCCTCATCGCCAGCACCATCAGCGTGGCGAACCAGTTCTTTGGCTATTTCGTGCTGGGCCACCCTCTGTGTGTTGTGGAGGGTTACACCGTGTCCTTGTGTG GGATTACGGGGCTCTGGTCCCTAGCCATCATTTCCTGGGAGAGGTGGTTGGTGGTTTGCAAACCCTTTGGCAATGTGAGATTTGATGCCAAGCTGGCCAGTGCAGGCATTGCCTTCTCCTGGATCTGGTCGGCTGTTTGGACAGCCCCACCCATCTTCGGTTGGAGCAG GTACTGGCCATATGGCCTGAAGACCTCATGTGGCCCCGATGTGTTCAGCGGCACCTCGTACCCTGGCGTGCAGTCCTACATGATGGTCCTCATGATCACGTGCTGTATCATCCCACTCAGTGTCATTGTACTCTGCTACCTGCAAGTGTGGCTGGCCATCCGGACG GTGGCCAAGCAGCAAAAAGAATCAGAGTCTACGCAGAAGGCTGAGAAGGAAGTGACACGCATGGTAGTGGTGATGGTCTTTGCCTACTGCCTCTGCTGGGGCCCCTACACCTTCTTTGCATGCTTTGCTACCGCCCACCCTGGCTATGCCTTCCACCCTCTGGTGGCTGCCATACCATCCTACTTTGCCAAAAGTGCCACCATCTACAACCCCATTATCTACGTCTTTATGAACCGGCAG TTTCGAAACTGCATCTTGCAGCTCTTTGGAAAGAAGGTCGAGGACAGCTCTGAGCTCTCCAGCGCCTCCAAAACTGAGGCCTCATCCGTCTCTTCAGTGGCACCCGCATGA